A window of Fusarium musae strain F31 chromosome 1, whole genome shotgun sequence genomic DNA:
ATTACCTGGCAGCTGCGAGGCCACTTGGGCCAGCACCAATGATGGCGATGCGACGAACGTCTAGTTTATCTGCCAACGCCATTCTTTCTTTACCTCAAAGTGATCGTTTTCGATAATGGACCCAGATATGACTTTACTGATGATGAGGCACACATACGTCCAAGTCAAAGTGATGCAACAATGCGAGTAATTACATGAAACAAACTCTGGCAATAGTGGGATGCAAGTATTCGATATCGATGTGGGATGAGCAAGGTAACATATAAATACTCTCTGCGGCCCAATGCTCTTCTCATGAACGGCTCCTCGTCTCATTCGATTAATGATAAAAGACGCTGCCGATGGATCCCGCACAATAGCATCATCCGCTCGGCGCTGTCGAATGATTGTCTCTGTGAGTATGATTGCCTCTTTAGGTAATCCCGGTCGGCCTCCGCGCGATCCCGACTCCGGGCATCGGAGGACCCGGCGCTGCCAGTCTGGCCCGTTGAGACATGTCTATCTAATGAGACAATTCGACTTGATTCGATCTGTGAAACTGCGATACCTTCATACTATGATTCCTGATATCTCTGTATTGACGCTTGTAATTCATCAGAGTCGATTAAACTTTTGTCCCTGCGGCTCCGCGAATTCTTCACTAACGTAAGTGCCCTGCCCATTGAAGGAATAGCACCTCAATCTCGTGCAAGCACGCAATTTGGTCCAcctccatcaacatccatcaaCAATAGGCACGATGGCGTATCTTTATCTTCTGTTCTGAAGACTCATATTATCAGAGAATGAGGTGATTGAATGGTTTTTTATTCCTCGATGCTCTCCTCTTGTAAATGACATGCAATCTCAAAGCCTCTACATACATTCTTATCCAGTCGCGATATCAATCGTTGTTTATTGATAACGCTCTCATCTGGCCTACTGGGGCCTTTCCATTTATTGCCATGCCACTCGCTACTCTTGACGACGCCCATTGCCCAAAatggcatctgcatctgatATGAAGGCTTCGATCCACCGTTTCCGTCTCCGCAGGGTGTCTCCATCCCCGAGGGACGTCGGTCGGGCCCGGTCCGCTTCACCACCAGTATCTCCTGACCAGCAGCTACAGCAGCAGGATGCAGCCCAGGCCGAGGCGCAGGCTCGGCGGCAGGATCAGCAGAAGCAATCTCAAACGGTCGTCGCGGGCCGGAGTGCAACTGGGAGACCTATAGCCCCGGCCTGCGATAGGTGTCGCAGCTTCAAAAAGAAGTGCAGTCGCACATTTCCCGTCTGCTCTCTATGTGCCAGCGCAGGTCAGAGGTGTTCCTATACTAACCCTGTTGCCAATGCCGAGGCGCAGGTCCATCAGTTGCGCTCTCGAGTACAGTGGCTGAGCCAATACATTGAGCAAACCATCCTTCTACCAGGCCGACAAGATGTGATAGAAGGTATCGAGACAGGATCCGACCTAGCCATTGCACTCGGTCATGGGCCACGGAGCGGTTTTGGGACTATCACAACTTCCGGGACAGTATCGTCACCACTATCGCGAGTGTCAGGTCAGATGGCTTCTCCTTTAGAGACCATGGGCTCTCTTCCCTCTATACGGGGACAAGACCACCCTTCAACTGGACGGCAGAATGTTGATATGCGCCTTGAGGAAAGGGATCCTGGTAGTGTGCGAACCACGAGCAGTCGCTTGTCTTATGGAGAGTCAACGGATGGATCAGTTACGAAACGAAGGTTGATTGCAAGACAAGCCCTTCCTCCTGACATTGCCCCCAGTCGCTTTGTCGATGCCTTCTTTCGCCACGTCAACAGAGCATATCCATTTGTCGATCAAACACGAATACGGCGAGATCTTGAACTTCTGGGGGATGCGTCTCCAGCCGATCAGGACCCCCCCATGACACTTTTGTATCTCGTCATGGCCATCGGATGTACGTCGCTGGTACGGGCTGGGCAGATCCCCAGTGATACAGCACGTCGATTTGATGTGGTATACCCAGACATCATACAAGAGTGCCTCTCTAACGAAAGTATCGAGTCTGTACAGATTCTTGTATTGCTGGGGTTGTACTCTCTGTTTGATCCAGCAGCAACTTCAGCCTACTTCATCGTCGGTATTGCGGCACGGCAAGCCATGGTCATCGGTCTGACTAGACCAGACGAACAGCCACGTACGGCCGTGGAGACCGAGCTCAGACATCGACTTTACTGGAGTATCTTCGTCCTTGACCGTATGATGTCGGCGTCCCAAGGATTACCAGCCGCTTTTACAGATGAGCATGCCAACGTACCGCTTCCGGGACTGACGGTGGAAGAGTTTGCCAGTCCGGATCGAGCTGTGTATGCTCGGAATTTACAGACCAGTCGGCATGTCATTCAGCTTCGACAACTCGAATATCGGATTCTTCACGCAGTACACCTACAACAAAACTCTGAAACCGC
This region includes:
- a CDS encoding hypothetical protein (EggNog:ENOG41), coding for MASASDMKASIHRFRLRRVSPSPRDVGRARSASPPVSPDQQLQQQDAAQAEAQARRQDQQKQSQTVVAGRSATGRPIAPACDRCRSFKKKCSRTFPVCSLCASAGQRCSYTNPVANAEAQVHQLRSRVQWLSQYIEQTILLPGRQDVIEGIETGSDLAIALGHGPRSGFGTITTSGTVSSPLSRVSGQMASPLETMGSLPSIRGQDHPSTGRQNVDMRLEERDPGSVRTTSSRLSYGESTDGSVTKRRLIARQALPPDIAPSRFVDAFFRHVNRAYPFVDQTRIRRDLELLGDASPADQDPPMTLLYLVMAIGCTSLVRAGQIPSDTARRFDVVYPDIIQECLSNESIESVQILVLLGLYSLFDPAATSAYFIVGIAARQAMVIGLTRPDEQPRTAVETELRHRLYWSIFVLDRMMSASQGLPAAFTDEHANVPLPGLTVEEFASPDRAVYARNLQTSRHVIQLRQLEYRILHAVHLQQNSETARLAPADRRTVLNSLRPEIEDWYSNGCLMSPMEADNLPIHSSITWLGAQYYHLLILLYFPNHFNSSAAAVTRQEQLEFAQKQLQANSALLQQRQLPLNRVSLSRLLPVCLLLMHDFVASYRADGASSSAREEVVLVITLLEAFPEGWTVAQEAARIMQQFAGVLTGQGGMATAYYGETIEELVKQCIASFTGLLHQFLGKATCFQSIEYAQETQEIERIGQIGATQQSSTNALWLNGTDSSIGGVNEEVVLGYGWGSWDLDFL